The DNA segment tttattagacatttttagtcaaattttaacgtcaaatatttaaattgcttCAAGGTGACACGTCCAATCTTCTATGACGCATAAACCCAAAATCATAGGACTATTTGTTTCAggatttacttttatattttcaggAATGTTGATGTAAGTATCATTTTCGTAAGACTTAATTTTGACGGTTAGATAGGTTACAAGAGAATTGGATGAAATatgtatttgatattttttttaccctGTGTTTCATTATCACTAAATAACAAAAgttagatattatattatatatttaaaactcagtaaataataaacaaatattatataaattatatttaaataatagaatTGTTTTTGTGACAAAATTATGTATAaccttttaaaatgaatttcaatatgatttttgaattttatattttttaaaattatgtgatCACAGGGTTAAATtagcaattaaaaaaaagacatgAATGATGTCAAATGCAATACGTGAACTTTCATGTGATGGTGACCCTACTAGTAGTGAGATTCAACATACTCCCTCCTTGAAAACCAAGTTCTAGCTCTAAGGCCTCTAGCTCTACGACTACGACCAacaatatcaaatttaaaatttacgtGCAAATATATCAACACACAAACGGGGAAAAGTAGAAGGGGCGAGATTTACAATGttagataaaacaaaataaaaaaagttatagtcagttaaataaaataattgattacaaaaTGTAATGCCTTACTCTTAAGATAGTTAAATTATCCGAATGATTCCTACAACATTACCAGCTCAATCAATTATAAAGTTATTAAGTTTACCATGCATGCCAATATTTTATTGGATGACACTGCTTTAAACAGTGTTTACATTTGTCCTCAATTTATAAACTATTTGCTCTTATATCATGTAGCTCAATTAttagttataattaattattgtttaattaatttattttttggaatgaaattatttaaaatctagaaactataaaaaaaagcaagtacaaacatttttttctctttggattgctcaattttttattacatataaaaatttattttttttggtgtaaaAGCCTTGGTCCTAAATAGTGTACCTCCTCAAATATACAATTGAAACTGACCAGAACAATCGGTGGATCCCATTTAACACTCATGATATATATTTGTTCTTCTCTTTTCCACCAATTCATGCATTTACAGGGAAATTGGCAACATAGTAGTCTCCGAGCTTTTTCTTTTCGTCAATTAGTCTTCGAGTTAAATTACATAACAGCATTATTTATTCAAAAGAGAACCTGAGGAAttgtctttaaaacatttgttagaaaaataatcagaaatttATGTAAATGCTTTTTGAGACAtcctcataaaaaataataatataatttatcgtaattcttaacaaaatttgttatttatcttgaattaatatctttaaaatatacttACCTCCTTATTCAGACGTTATATCGAAGATCTAAATGGACTTAAAAAGTGACTTACTGGGCCAGGTGGCATGACGAATGTCCAACGTTCATTGCATTTGCATGGCTTGTTAGTTTCTTCCATTGACTTTCTACATTTTCTAAGTTCTAACGATtgtgaaaatgaagaaagaaaacaaaactgtCATCTGCAGCTCATTAATAGCCCAACTTGTTGATCGTAACGTGATGATGACAAAATCACAGGATTTTCAGATTAAAATTCTCCACTAATGCATGAAAAAGTACAGAGATTTGTTTTGTACCTAAGCATAAAAGCAAAATCAACCCCTGCTCCACGCGCGTTTAGCACATACTCAtatacaaagtttttttttcctctctgaATCTGTGTTTGATCTAAAGGAATTAAAGATatgtgaaaatgaaaaaaaaaatacttaaattaaattagagtGTAAATGTGTAAGATTCACgttaatttttactattttcatCCCAAATTCACTTAAGAAATTTAAACCAAATATTACCTTAGAGATTTGTTATTAgtatttattacaaaaaatactATCAAAATAAATCTAGTATATATAAACGATACTGTACTAGTTAAATTACTCCCTTCATTTCTCTTGTGATTGTAGTTTtagtaaatttttgtttcattttaattgttattttataaaataaacaaataattatttattgaacaATGTGAGATAATAATAGAAATATTAAgcagtttttataaaaattaaaatgctaatTATATTCTTTATTGTTGTATTACAATTTTAAAACGAAATGATAATATGGATGAGTAAATaatatattgtaaaataaagaaaaggtgAAACCGAAAAACAAACGAATATCTACATTTAACAGAGTGATAATGGTCAattgtataaagaaaaaaaatgataatggtCGAGATTCGCAATAATATCACATTGCTAttacatttttgttcttttataaataattttgttctattttttttaacaaataaaaaactaatattatttttccgAGTTGACGGGAAGAAGTCTTATGTGATGTAACACGTTATATAGCTGTACCTTCTTtgctaataaaattaatgagaCCTGTTTTCGTCatactaaatttaaataaaaataaattatatattaataatgtaaaaaaatttacacaatcatttaatcataatttattagatatgataatttattaacttttaaaataattaccttaaaataattcaagttTTATCATAGAcattaaacttatttaaatataaagaaaatttacaccaataatatatgaaaattaaagtcataattatatttaaatattaattatgtgtATGCGTatagatatataataattttacttcATAACGTGTAATGTAGCCAAGTCCGGTCTTGACTGAATGGTTTAAGAGGTCAAGGTCCTCGGATCTATTCCCTCTCGTTGTTGAGAGGTTGAACTAGTTCAACGAACCATTTTTATATGGGTCTGCTACAGTATATGATATTTaccaattcaatttttaaatttaaatatgtggACGGACAGTAACACCAAGTATTGAACACCACTTAGCTTCCATATAGAAGGTTTTGATTTCACTTTCGTTTCtttaaattatatgaacacGAAAAACTTGAAAGATGTGTAGCCCAAAAAAATGTTCTAAGAAAGCAAGTGTTTGTTGATCTGGTCCATGTCCGAGAATGAGGTTACATATAAAAGCTAGAAATTTACGAattgtttgaagaatttgtcTAGGCACGGAGTTCCTCTTTGGCGCGAGACACCAACGTGTGAATGTTCAGTGTTGATGACATTGCAAAAAGTCTTCTTGGAAGAGGGCCATGTCTGATTCTGATATCTTATCCCGGCCCACGAGGCTCTTCAGCGTGACAAAATATGGGGACTCAAATGTTTCATATTTCACAAATCCGAATTGCAACCAAATTGCCTCAATAATTTCCAGGCCACACGTgggaaaacaaagaagaaaccaAGTGTGGGACTATTTAATTACAAGCTTCAAGTCAATAATCGAGAGACAACAACACatacaaagaaaaagtcaaCAAGTACTATTCTTCCTTTTAATTGCCTAATTAGATCTCTCTGCCACGGctctttcttttcaatttctcCTCTCTTTCGTGGAACGCCCTCACCCTTATTATATCATAACTCAGACAACCTTGTTAACTTCATTTTCAATCATATAGACTTGTTCAGTTGCTCCCTTAGTTTTAGTATCACCACTTTATCATGCTCATGGGAAACTGTTTCAGAAAGACCACCAATAATCCACGCCCTTCTCCCCCAGGTACACATATGATTATGCTTGATTATAATCTGATATATACAattaagtgtgtgtgtgtgcatcattcacataaaataaattaacccCTATTTATTTTCCTAGCTAGCTAGCAAGCTATATAGTTTCAGTTAATCCCTTTATGTTCTTTTAGTATCTGCGACCAGAAACTTCAGACCAGACACGAATCTTATAAATTACACGTTGGATGAGTTGAAAAGTGCGACCAGAAACTTCAGACCAGACACGGTCCTAGGCGAGGGTGGTTTTGGACGTGTTTTCAAAGGGTGGATTGATAAGAACACCTTCAAGCCCTCAAGAGTTGGTGTTGGAATCCCCGTGGCTGTGAAGAAGTCTAACCCCGATAGCCTCCAGGGTCTACAAGAATGGCAGGTATATATGTTCCTTTTTGCATTCCTCATTATTCCTCTATCATGGTGATTCAATGTATTTGTGTTTGTCAGTGCGCGCCAAAAGGATAAAGTCTTTACTATTCATGATTGTGGCGTACACTAAGCTAATCTTTATGCCTTTTTaactaatttcaatttatattgcATATTTTTGCATCTAAGACAGATATTAACAAAGATCAGAAGATTCCTTGCTGAATGCTGAGTTTAGTATATAAAAGATACATAACCCACCTCAAATGGTGCCGGCCGGTTACTTAATTTGATAGTGGCTTCAATTGTGTCTCCACTTAATTCCAGAAGTCCATGTTGAACAAAAATCGTCGATTTCTCTTACCTCCCTCAATCATAATTAGTGTTACATTTGTCACATTTGTGATGGATACAGTTGATTGATAAACACCCATTAGCATCCAAATCTCATCATACCAACAAGTTTGAGTCTAATGAAAAAAGGTTATTTCAATCCACATATAgtatttagtgtgttttaaataagattgtttcccatacatatatatatatatatatatatatatatatatatatatataaacaaaagaaaatccttaagacatagttaattaaaaatttgtcttaaataattataaagtttaCGTTAAAGTTTATCTTGGACTAACAATATGAACTTTTTATTGGTTGTGATTCCAAATGAAAACAATTACCAAGTCTTCCATTGCAAGAATTGATCCATGTGTAATTACTTGGACTAACAATATGAACCCATATTTGTTTAATGCATAAAAGTAATATATTGTGAAGGTCAAGTATCACGAGTCATATAATATTAAGGGGTCAAGTCTTTCGTTGTTTGGACTGCTCTATTTTACTCACTCACAAGtctttaataattaagaaaacaaagtaaaaaGTCTTCTTACAAAAAGTATCACTTATGCATTTTTATTGTAGTTTTTAAAACCtctctaatgtaatttttttctattattaattcTTTGATGAGTGTTGTAAAAACACTttacaatattataatatttatgttaatatttgGTGCAGAGTGAAGTGCAATTTTTGGGGAAATTCTCTCATCCAAACCTGGTTAAACTTATTGGCTACTGTTGGGAGGAAAATCACTTCCTACTCGTATACGAATACATGCAAAAGGGAAGCCTTGAAAGCCACCTCTTCAGAAGTAGGAAATCCAGCAACCAACATACATATTTTGTGACAGCAAAATTGATATAAgggtttttgtttaattaattaattgatcgtGTTGCGTTACACTTGCAGGTGGCCCAGAACCTCTTTCATGGGATATAAGACTCAAGATAGCCATAGGAGCCGCCAGAGGTCTAGCTTTCTTGCACACATCAGAAGAGTCTGTCATCTATAGAGACTTCAAGTCCTCTAACATTTTGCTTGATGGGGTATGTATATGTGATGATCAAATCTTCGAATCTTTTATTGAGACAACAATATATACTTGAATTTTTTCTATTATGTGTATTGAGGGGTTTTTATTTATCAGGATTTTAATGCGAAACTATCAGACTTTGGGTTGGCAAAGTTTGGCCCCGTCAATGGAATATCTCACGTAACCACGCGGGTTATGGGCACCTATGGTTACGCAGCCCCAGAATACATGGCTACAGGTACCATGCAATTTGCTTCCTCTCTTTTCTCACACAAAGACATAGTAATGTGTGTGTTTGTCGTTGCATGCGCAAGTGTCTCTGTGTGCGTGCATTTTTCTCTCTGCGTGCAAGTTTGTGTATGAATTCATGAGTGTACACGCGTGCTGGCCGGCGTGCGAGATTTTTGATATATTACTTGATTAAAAGTTTAATATGATGTATCATGTACCAAGTAACAATTCTTCTTATTATGAGGTAAGAGATACTATAAATTCAAGTCAAACAACATATGAatgataaagattaaaatttaattaaggatcacataataagttttaaaagttatgtatattcttttaattttcatctttcatatACGATTTAACGATTTATATTTGtagtttttatttcttataataagaaaattttcatttgataTGCTCTCATGTGTTAGAGtcttaattaaagaataataattttaaattgtcaaAAACTAGTGTTTAAGTTcgtatgttttttatttttatttttaaagctaTTGTTCGTAtttgttttactatttttatcgATGTCAACTAACTTGGAATGGAATGATTAGAAAAGTGAACTTGATTATTAGGAATTgggattttaaaacaaattttctaaaatcataatttgttCATGTTTGTTCCTCCACAATAACAATATTCAAAAAATTCACTATATATTATGATGAGAAATTTATACATTCAAAATTGACAGGTCATCTCTATGTTAAAAGTGATGTATATGGATTTGGCGTTGTTCTGCTAGAAATGCTAACAGGTAGGGCAGCTCTAGACACAAATCAGCCCGCGGGTATGCAGAATTTGGTGGAGTGCACTATGTCATGTCTACATGACAAAAAGAGACTGAAAGAGATAATAGACCCAAGGATGAACGAGCAATATTCATTAAGGGCTGCATTTCAAATAGCTCAActtgttttaaaatgtttagaaactGACCCAAAGAAACGACCGTCTACAAAAGAGGTTTTGGGAACCCTAGAAAAAGCTCGAGCCATAAAATACAAACCCAAAGGAAAGAAAGTCTGTCAAACAAGTCAGCGTCGGTCACCATCGATTCATTACAACAATGGCTACCCCAAATCACGAACTAATTCTCCTCCACAATAATACACTATCTACCATTTATTTTTCAGTTACATTGTTAGTCAATTTCTTAAGGATTCAATAAGTCTTCAATTATACTTTATGTGCATATAGGtacttttttttagttgtaAACTTTTAGAATGCATGTTCAAATTTATAGAATACTCAGTCCTATTTTAtgcaaattatgaaatttatattttatttacttgatagataaaaatttcaaagagcAATGATAATGATATATGAACACTCCTATATcacaaatacttttttaatattttatttttatttttttcattctatcaAATCGTATCACTTATAATATATTCTtatctctcttctcttttctctctctaaagatgtcaaataatatataagtgTTTTATATCTTTATGCAATCCCAAAACAATTTGACAAGGTAAGGATAAATTTGACACCTAACAAATATGCTTGTTTTATTGACTGTGATACACACagaaaaataaaccaaaacaaaaattaaaaaaacccaagttatataattttagttcacAAGTAGAACTAATTTTCACACGAGGACACACACTAAGACTTTCGACAATTATTTCTAGGTTTTCTCATAATTGTTGAAATCACACGTTAAAACAATTTACTAcctagttttgatttttttaatttttaatccataatttttttcttctgcgattttaattcttatattttaaaaaactaactaTTTTGGTTTAATATTCAATTCTgcttacttttttatattttttacttttttatttattaaattattttttaattattaaatattaattttcaccCATCACAATAATAACACGTTATTAGTTAACCATTAAGTTAAACCGTCAACGTATGCAAAATAGTTAATTGtatcaaaattatgaattttttaaaatttaagaactaaattcataaaaaaataaaaaaaatctgaatcaCATATCAAAAATTGAAAGAAGATTATAATTTAGCCTCTTAACGTTAGTGGAAAAAGACGTCCGAGGTACTTGTCTATcacaatttagtttaatttttgatGAATTGTTGAAACTTAAACAAAAACATTGGGACTTACTATTATGTGTGTTTCGATGAAATGTGAAATTTAAAactacatatatattttaaaaaaatgcaaccttttcaattttaattaaaaaatgacaaaaatgtttgaaattaattaaaattaaaaaatacacacatATGAAGACGTGAGCATGGCTTGTAAACATAAGATGACAAAACTTCTAATTAAGTTAGCTGTTAATTTTTTGGTCTTTctacttttataatatattttttattaaccagGCATATTACAGAGACATTAAagcttttccatttttttcttatttttttgtaataaaaaaataaaaggaaaatatttttcttcttctcattttttatatttttaattaaagtataaaaaataaataatcagctcattttatattattttttatcatgtcTGTGTGTACAACATTTGGGTCTTTGTCTTATGGCATTACAATATTTTGGACCTCTTTTGGGCCTTCTTAGTCGGTTGTGTCGGTTTTATAGTACCTTGGACCCAAAAAACTTATAGTTGGCTCTGACAGATTCGGCCTTGCATTAAGATATGGGAAATTTAATTCAACAGAATTTAAGTCGAGGCTAGAAAAAGATTTCCCGACACCTCAATAAATTAGTTAACAACAACGGGACAATAGAAAACCTCTCAtgtctgtttttattttatctttttaatcttttatctaTACAAAAACATAGGAGAATTTCGACCCAACAGATGTTTGATAATACACATTTTTATGTCtgtatttttgtataaaaaaaaatgtgtgttttatttttgtatgatATATCTTTAGGGAAAATAAACgataaattttaagtttaactaaattttaatttaagattaatttCATAGTTGACCTAAATCATCCAAGTTTAAAGATCTTAGAGTCCTAATAACAATCAGAAACCCTAATTgaagtgattaaaaaaaagaaaaactacctAATTATAAACATTTAGATGAAAGTGAACTAAATTAAGAATTTGGAAAATCTTCTGATAAAGGAAATTAGACTTCAATAGACTAAACTAAGAAGTTAGAAAACCGTATGATAAAGGTAATTAGACTTCAGTGTACCATATAAAGAAGTTGGAAAACCGTATGACAAATGCAAGTTAGATAAGAAATGACAATCTAATGAAAATGTTggttaggaaaaaaaaactgctTGGATAATGAACTTTTTTAGGCAGAGAATATGCACCATGCAAAGGTTAtgattaatatttctaaaattagaatcataaaattatcaatttacaAGTCAAATTACGGTTAAATCAATTTTCCAAACAAATCTCAATTATTAATGagaatatttacttttaaaagcCATTTGATCAGTTCAATTGCTTTTAGTTATTTACTTAAAGGGATTTGGTTCCTCCAAAATGATAGGCGCACATTAgaggataaaatataataataattattaattaaaaaatcaatggtaaaatttatgataaaataaaatatagtgtACCCTTCACTTTAGATGAATCAAATCACTTGAAAAAGCTGGTGCATTTTCGTGATAGTTACACGCCTTCGGCCtatgaaattatataatttgtagGGGTGTTTTATTTTCACCCttctaaatttaatatttattttaattttatttatttagaaaaggaaGCAAAGGGGGCTGAGGGAAAAGGTTCATTCTATATGAATGGTTTGATTTAGGGGTTTTAAGTGTGTAAATTGGTTCAagtttagaataaaattaaatccaaaataattatatttaattggtttggtttgtattttaaattgttttttggcaaaccaaaccaaaccaatattgaataaaaagatTATGATATGAACTATGGTAAGCTTGGTGGATCACAGCAGCTATGACATCTTCCACTTGTTTCTCCTTTCACAGTTTCCACCAGTAACTTGTAGTATTATCCAACTATCCAAGTATCCTTAAAGGACAGCTTCCACACTTTAGTATCGGTTACATCATTTAACCAAACTAATACTTTGATTTTGTAattgaaaaacattttatttgtgTCACCAAAATTGGGGTCTATTAACCATAATGGCATTGTAGTTAGTTGTTCTCAAACTCTCATCCGTATAAAGAACGGTTTTTTATGGTCCATGATGACGTTTGGTAGAGCTTATGGTTTAGTAAGTGCTCATAGCAGTTTTTTCGCTTCTAAATGCCACCTTCTCTTTGCTGTTGGGTTGTTTTCCAAGTCAGTGTTCCATTATAAAAGAAGGTTCTTTTGCGTGGGTGAACTTGAAATCTCTCAACATATTATTACTCGTCAGCTTTAATTTCCCAAACTCATATTTTCACATTGGTTCCTCCTCCCTTAATTGATAGTTGGTTGGTGACTTTCCTGGTGTTCAGATTAGTGGAAATTGGAAACTTTAAcagtaaaccaaaaaaataaaaatggaataaCTGTATTTTGATTCAATTGATTGTGTGTTTgcttttaaaaatctatttttggAAAGAGgtggaaaataataataatacatagcaattaaatctgaactgaactcaaatataatataggttaagatttttttttatattttaatttttataattataagatataaatcagttattataaaaaatatttaaaataataataataatagtaaaattcagtcaaaaaaataataaaattacagaattgttaaaatataacttagttcattcttaaattttaattttatgatttatgttatttagttctttttatatattatttgaattaaatataattaaaaacttaaaacagTTTAGAGATatcttgaaataaaaaataaaaacactgaaaataatattattttaaaaattactcttattaaatatattttattttaaaaaatacaatatcactttaaataaaaagaaagatcaATGAATCCCTTACAGTCAATTCATTTCTTTTCACTACCAAGACATTAAAATCCCTTACAGTTAATTTGTTTTCgggatcaaaacattgaataacAGGATGATTACCTTTTATTCAAGAGCAAATTAAATAAGGGATTtcactttttataattttcttgttaCGCTACTTTTTATAAATTGCTTGTACATTTAATAACTTTAGTttctaacttataaaaaatagttttttttgcaGATTTAATAACTTAgtttgaaaatatataactattaaaaaaatatatataaaaaatcaacatccaaTCATGTACATGAAATGAATTGTTTACTTTTTTATCACGTGGATTCTATTTTTTATCGAGTAGTTTTGAATTTACTATTTAATAAAAACTGGCAcactttttaattgaattatgtATAACGTTCCCTAAAttcttaagattatttttttaatctttttatacgTGGTAATCAAAGTTagataatagataatttataataccTCACATTATgctcaataaataaattagacttttttttcttatttttcatcaCATTATATACTAtgttaattactatttttctccttttatctttttcttctttattgaaatatatactcttttaaaaatgaaaaacatgttttcttttctaaatttatataaaatcatattttacgtcaatgataattaatatatatttatcaatttttatgataacaggaaattttttgttttaattatttttttttatcattcttcctttataattaattagtactttattttgtattctaattattttaatggATTATAACGATTTTTATAGCAAAAAAGTATGGCGTCTTGTCTTTTGTGTCCATCTTCATCAATTATGACAAAATTGGACCTACCAAAATTAATAACA comes from the Glycine soja cultivar W05 chromosome 6, ASM419377v2, whole genome shotgun sequence genome and includes:
- the LOC114414531 gene encoding probable serine/threonine-protein kinase PIX13, which produces MLMGNCFRKTTNNPRPSPPVSATRNFRPDTNLINYTLDELKSATRNFRPDTVLGEGGFGRVFKGWIDKNTFKPSRVGVGIPVAVKKSNPDSLQGLQEWQSEVQFLGKFSHPNLVKLIGYCWEENHFLLVYEYMQKGSLESHLFRSGPEPLSWDIRLKIAIGAARGLAFLHTSEESVIYRDFKSSNILLDGDFNAKLSDFGLAKFGPVNGISHVTTRVMGTYGYAAPEYMATGHLYVKSDVYGFGVVLLEMLTGRAALDTNQPAGMQNLVECTMSCLHDKKRLKEIIDPRMNEQYSLRAAFQIAQLVLKCLETDPKKRPSTKEVLGTLEKARAIKYKPKGKKVCQTSQRRSPSIHYNNGYPKSRTNSPPQ